A genomic window from Streptomyces sp. NBC_01429 includes:
- a CDS encoding aldo/keto reductase — translation MRHTTLGHSAVGVTELSFGAAGTGNLYAPLAPEQAAAAVDAAWDAGIRYFDTAPHYGLGLSERRLGEALRDRPRDEFTVSTKAGRLLEPVAAGAAPVADDLDHGFAVPATHRRVWDFSADGVRRSVEESLERTGLDRIDIVYLHDPDDHAEAAFRQAYPALERLRAEGVVGAIGAGMNQTAMLTRFLRDTDADVVLCAGRFTLLDQSALTELLPEATARGRSVVVGGVFNSGLLADPRPGATYDYTAAPPALLDRALRMDAVTRRHGIPLRAAALCYPLRHPAVASVLVGARSAAEIRDAVALAERTVPDDLWAELRAEGLLDGETVR, via the coding sequence ATGCGGCACACCACGCTCGGACACAGCGCGGTCGGGGTGACGGAACTGTCCTTCGGGGCGGCCGGGACGGGCAACCTCTACGCCCCGCTCGCCCCCGAGCAGGCCGCGGCCGCCGTCGACGCCGCCTGGGACGCCGGTATCCGGTACTTCGACACCGCGCCCCACTACGGCCTCGGGCTCTCCGAGCGGCGGCTCGGCGAGGCGCTGCGCGACCGGCCCCGGGACGAGTTCACCGTCTCCACCAAGGCAGGCCGGCTCCTCGAACCCGTCGCGGCCGGCGCCGCACCCGTCGCTGACGACCTCGACCACGGCTTCGCCGTACCGGCCACCCACCGCCGGGTCTGGGACTTCAGCGCCGACGGGGTACGGCGCAGCGTCGAGGAGAGCCTGGAGCGCACCGGCCTCGACCGGATCGACATCGTCTATCTCCACGACCCCGACGACCACGCGGAAGCGGCCTTCCGGCAGGCGTATCCGGCCCTGGAGCGGCTGCGCGCCGAAGGCGTCGTCGGGGCGATCGGCGCCGGGATGAACCAGACAGCGATGCTCACCCGCTTCCTGCGCGACACCGACGCCGATGTCGTCCTGTGCGCCGGACGGTTCACCCTGCTCGACCAGTCGGCGCTCACCGAGCTGCTCCCCGAGGCGACCGCGCGCGGCAGGAGCGTCGTCGTCGGCGGAGTCTTCAACTCCGGGCTGCTGGCCGACCCGCGCCCCGGCGCGACCTACGACTACACCGCGGCCCCGCCCGCCCTGCTCGACCGGGCCCTGCGCATGGACGCCGTCACCCGGCGCCACGGCATCCCGCTGCGCGCGGCGGCCCTGTGCTACCCGCTGCGCCATCCGGCCGTCGCCAGTGTCCTGGTCGGCGCGCGCTCGGCGGCGGAGATACGGGACGCGGTCGCGCTGGCGGAGCGTACCGTCCCCGACGACCTGTGGGCCGAGCTGCGCGCCGAAGGGCTGCTGGACGGGGAGACGGTCCGATGA
- a CDS encoding SpoIIE family protein phosphatase: MAERATGPLSLPDDWPVQPVTSLSLNRMGTFDWDIASGLLHLDAPALDVLGLRADEFDGRVRGLAALIPRGEVNRLDLVVERAFRDGSATYGAYLRIRRRDGTLYWAHTQGAIRRDGDGRPFRVIGVVRDATQELADSTARLELNAVRRVRTSVVEGTTAALAHARTVQDVIDVLKASHGLAHLGATSLVMGLMEAGRIHLVAEGPEGSYVPGTRVTRTDEEYPMSEVVTTLSPRFIESAEEFADSYPLLWPHISGLGINKAAYLPLIAQARPVGALGLLYRDRGGFTAEDRNLLVALGSSIAQSLQRAVLFEQEHDLAEGLQQAMLPRRIPAVEGAEIAVRYRSARLGRDIGGDWYDVIPLPGGRVGTVIGDVQGHDTHAAAVMGQLRIVLRAYAAEGHTPATVMARASVFLHELDTDRFATCVYAEADLTTGLVQVVRAGHVDPLVRDADGSCRRVLVPGGLPLGLSAAFGVLDYPVETVELDPGQALLLYTDGLVEQPGADLDDGMQLLAGLVADGPRDLQALADRLCEVVDARGGEDDVAVLLLRRGGARPERSAGRLQQHVPKADPQALSTVRHMIRAAVSAWGAGERSDGIELAADELITNALTHAESAATVVVRVLPRAERRIRVEVEDGSSALPHRRDAGASGVSGRGLLLVEELADGWGVESRGSGKCVWCEFIVPDRPAR; encoded by the coding sequence ATGGCTGAACGGGCAACGGGTCCCCTGTCGCTTCCCGACGACTGGCCCGTCCAGCCGGTCACCAGCCTCTCCCTCAACCGGATGGGCACCTTCGACTGGGACATCGCCAGCGGACTCCTGCATCTGGACGCGCCCGCCCTCGACGTCCTCGGACTGCGCGCCGACGAGTTCGACGGCCGGGTCCGCGGCCTGGCGGCCCTGATCCCGCGCGGTGAGGTCAACCGGCTGGACCTGGTGGTCGAGCGGGCGTTCCGGGACGGCAGCGCGACCTACGGCGCGTATCTGCGGATCCGCCGCCGGGACGGGACGCTCTACTGGGCCCACACCCAGGGCGCCATCCGCCGCGACGGGGACGGCCGGCCCTTCCGGGTCATCGGCGTCGTCCGCGACGCCACCCAGGAGCTGGCCGACTCCACCGCCCGGCTGGAGCTGAACGCCGTACGCCGGGTGCGGACGAGCGTCGTGGAGGGGACCACCGCCGCGCTCGCCCACGCCAGGACCGTCCAGGACGTCATCGACGTGCTGAAGGCGTCCCACGGCCTGGCGCACCTCGGCGCCACCAGCCTGGTCATGGGGCTGATGGAGGCCGGGCGCATCCATCTGGTGGCGGAGGGCCCCGAGGGCTCGTACGTGCCGGGGACCCGGGTGACCAGGACCGACGAGGAGTACCCGATGAGCGAGGTCGTCACCACGCTCAGCCCCCGCTTCATCGAGTCCGCCGAGGAGTTCGCCGACTCCTACCCGCTGTTGTGGCCGCACATCAGCGGACTCGGCATCAACAAGGCCGCCTACCTCCCGCTGATCGCCCAGGCGCGTCCCGTCGGCGCGCTCGGGCTGCTCTACCGGGACAGGGGCGGCTTCACGGCGGAGGACCGCAACCTGCTGGTCGCCCTCGGCAGCAGCATCGCCCAGAGCCTCCAGCGCGCCGTCCTCTTCGAGCAGGAACACGATCTGGCCGAGGGGCTCCAGCAGGCGATGCTGCCCCGCCGTATCCCCGCCGTCGAGGGCGCCGAGATCGCCGTGCGCTACCGCTCGGCCCGGCTCGGCCGGGACATTGGCGGCGACTGGTACGACGTCATCCCGCTGCCGGGCGGCCGGGTCGGTACGGTCATCGGGGACGTGCAGGGACATGACACGCACGCCGCCGCCGTGATGGGACAGCTCCGCATCGTGCTGCGGGCCTACGCCGCCGAGGGCCACACCCCGGCCACCGTGATGGCCCGCGCCTCGGTCTTCCTGCACGAACTGGACACCGACCGCTTCGCCACCTGCGTCTACGCGGAGGCCGACCTGACCACCGGACTGGTCCAGGTGGTCCGGGCCGGCCATGTCGACCCCCTGGTCAGGGACGCCGACGGCAGCTGCCGCAGAGTTCTGGTGCCCGGCGGGCTGCCGCTGGGGCTCTCCGCGGCCTTCGGGGTCCTCGACTATCCGGTGGAGACCGTCGAGCTGGACCCCGGCCAGGCGCTGCTGCTCTACACCGACGGCCTGGTGGAGCAGCCGGGCGCCGACCTCGACGACGGGATGCAGCTGCTGGCCGGTCTGGTGGCGGACGGGCCGCGCGATCTCCAGGCGCTGGCCGACCGGCTCTGCGAGGTGGTCGACGCGCGGGGCGGCGAGGACGACGTCGCCGTACTGCTGCTGCGCCGGGGCGGCGCGCGTCCCGAGCGCTCCGCGGGCCGGCTCCAGCAGCATGTCCCCAAGGCCGATCCGCAGGCGCTGAGCACCGTGCGCCACATGATCAGGGCGGCGGTGAGCGCCTGGGGCGCCGGGGAGCGCTCCGACGGGATCGAGCTGGCCGCCGACGAGCTGATCACCAACGCGCTGACCCACGCCGAGAGCGCGGCGACCGTGGTCGTACGGGTGCTGCCGAGGGCCGAGCGGCGGATCAGGGTGGAGGTCGAGGACGGCTCCAGCGCCCTGCCGCACCGGCGCGACGCCGGGGCGTCGGGCGTCTCGGGGCGCGGGCTGCTGCTGGTGGAGGAGCTGGCCGACGGGTGGGGCGTGGAGTCGCGGGGCAGCGGCAAATGCGTCTGGTGCGAGTTCATCGTCCCGGACCGGCCGGCGAGATGA
- a CDS encoding DUF6777 domain-containing protein, translated as MRSLIRRRYAALAALSAGVLVTAGCGIGGGGGHASDARELYLQPAGAAGPDPFTAPQRDDTPSGRAARNKATPSRGLQGSAPGSGAPESGREAGQAGSAPTAPRALPGSTPGLYGGASATGCDVARQVRLLSKDPAKSRSFARAAGIGKESVRDFLHALTPVVLRADVRVTDHGHRAGAATAFQAVLQSGTAVMVDGRGLPRVRCASGNPLGPPVAFKGSVEYRGERWAGYRTERVIVIHRSEEDLGGLVIVDPVDGAWVERRSGTDGGEDIAPAVLPAYGPDADLSDPEVVKPPDALLPGEPSAPASAAPSADASAPGRAPAERQRTPEAEPADPGTADGGSVPNDGELFGPLPDGQQPGAAADEALVGPDAFQG; from the coding sequence GTGCGCTCACTCATCCGCCGTCGGTACGCCGCGCTCGCCGCACTGTCCGCCGGAGTGCTGGTCACGGCAGGCTGCGGGATCGGCGGTGGCGGCGGGCACGCGTCGGATGCCAGGGAGCTGTATCTCCAGCCGGCCGGCGCCGCCGGGCCCGACCCGTTCACCGCGCCGCAGCGCGATGACACGCCGAGCGGCCGGGCCGCGCGGAACAAGGCCACGCCGAGCAGGGGCCTCCAGGGCAGTGCTCCCGGCAGCGGGGCCCCGGAGAGCGGACGGGAGGCGGGCCAAGCCGGATCGGCGCCGACCGCACCGCGCGCCCTGCCGGGCTCCACCCCCGGGCTCTACGGCGGCGCCTCCGCCACCGGCTGCGATGTGGCACGGCAGGTCCGGCTGCTGTCCAAGGACCCGGCGAAGTCCCGCTCCTTCGCGCGGGCGGCCGGGATCGGCAAGGAGTCCGTCCGCGACTTCCTGCACGCGCTGACCCCCGTCGTGCTGCGGGCCGATGTCCGGGTGACGGACCACGGCCACCGCGCGGGGGCCGCCACCGCCTTCCAGGCCGTGCTCCAGTCGGGCACCGCCGTGATGGTCGACGGCCGGGGGCTGCCGAGGGTCCGCTGCGCCTCCGGGAACCCGCTGGGACCGCCGGTCGCCTTCAAGGGCTCGGTGGAGTACCGGGGCGAGCGCTGGGCGGGCTACCGGACCGAACGGGTCATCGTCATCCACCGCTCCGAGGAGGACCTCGGCGGTCTGGTCATCGTCGACCCCGTCGACGGCGCCTGGGTGGAGCGGCGCAGCGGCACCGACGGCGGCGAGGACATCGCGCCCGCGGTCCTCCCGGCGTACGGGCCCGACGCCGACCTCAGCGACCCCGAGGTGGTGAAGCCGCCGGACGCGCTCCTCCCCGGCGAGCCCTCCGCCCCCGCGTCCGCCGCACCCTCCGCCGACGCCTCGGCGCCTGGGCGTGCGCCGGCGGAGCGGCAGCGGACCCCGGAGGCCGAACCGGCGGACCCGGGAACGGCCGACGGCGGCTCCGTACCGAACGACGGCGAGCTGTTCGGCCCGCTGCCCGACGGGCAGCAGCCGGGCGCCGCGGCCGACGAGGCCCTGGTCGGCCCCGACGCGTTCCAGGGCTGA
- a CDS encoding SDR family NAD(P)-dependent oxidoreductase yields the protein MTVTEDGPAYGATEAHGETPAYGPGIDPERMAVCLAVLDELDKLDVDHPDAIAVRRATAGIYRTVKQRRRQDRRAAKTAHDKAVTEATATGSAERIDDETQGLLPSSSAGGEIAGILRRPRSCYICKSRYTEVDAFYHQLCRPCAAENRARRDARTDLTGRRALLTGGRAKIGMYIALRLLRDGAHTTITTRFPGDAIRRFKAMEDSADWIHRLKIVGIDLRDPAQVVALADSVAAEGPLDILINNAAQTVRRSPGAYRELLAAESAPLPAGELPASHVIGAFGSGAQAVLPAAGAEALSASDVTGLALVGGSATLARIEAGTAIDAGGLVPDLHDSNSWVQTVSEVDAVELLEVQLCNSTAPFILISRLRPAMAAGAGRAYVVNVSAMEGVFSRGYKGAGHPHTNMAKAALNMLTRTSAQEMFEKDRILMTAVDTGWITDERPHPDKMRLADEGFHAPLDLIDGAARVYDPIVRGESGEDLYGCFLKDYAPANW from the coding sequence ATGACGGTGACAGAGGACGGCCCCGCGTACGGCGCCACCGAGGCGCACGGCGAGACCCCGGCGTACGGCCCCGGCATCGACCCCGAGCGCATGGCCGTCTGCCTGGCCGTGCTCGACGAACTCGACAAGCTGGACGTCGACCACCCCGACGCGATCGCGGTCCGGCGCGCCACCGCCGGGATCTACCGGACCGTCAAGCAGCGCCGCCGCCAGGACCGCAGGGCCGCCAAGACCGCCCACGACAAGGCCGTCACCGAGGCCACTGCCACCGGCTCCGCCGAGCGCATCGACGACGAGACCCAGGGACTGCTGCCGTCCTCCTCGGCCGGGGGCGAGATCGCGGGCATCCTCCGGCGCCCGCGCTCCTGCTACATCTGCAAGTCCCGCTACACCGAGGTCGACGCGTTCTACCACCAGCTCTGCCGGCCCTGCGCGGCCGAGAACCGGGCCCGCCGGGACGCCCGTACGGATCTGACGGGACGCCGCGCGCTGCTCACCGGCGGCCGGGCCAAGATCGGCATGTACATCGCGCTGCGGCTGCTGCGCGACGGCGCCCACACCACCATCACCACCCGCTTCCCCGGTGACGCGATCCGCCGCTTCAAGGCGATGGAGGACAGCGCCGACTGGATCCACCGGCTCAAGATCGTCGGCATCGACCTGCGGGACCCCGCGCAGGTCGTCGCCCTCGCCGACTCCGTCGCGGCCGAGGGCCCGCTCGACATCCTGATCAACAACGCCGCGCAGACGGTGCGCCGCTCCCCGGGCGCCTACCGCGAACTCCTCGCCGCCGAGTCCGCCCCGCTGCCCGCCGGCGAACTGCCCGCCTCCCACGTCATCGGCGCCTTCGGCAGCGGCGCCCAGGCCGTGCTGCCCGCCGCCGGCGCCGAGGCGCTGAGCGCCTCCGACGTCACCGGCCTCGCCCTGGTCGGCGGCTCCGCCACGCTCGCCAGGATCGAGGCGGGCACCGCGATCGACGCCGGCGGACTCGTACCCGACCTGCACGACTCCAACAGCTGGGTCCAGACGGTCTCCGAGGTCGACGCGGTCGAGCTGCTCGAAGTGCAGCTGTGCAACTCCACCGCGCCGTTCATCCTCATCAGCCGGCTGCGCCCGGCGATGGCCGCCGGGGCCGGGCGGGCCTACGTGGTGAACGTCTCCGCGATGGAGGGCGTCTTCAGCCGGGGCTACAAGGGCGCGGGCCATCCGCACACCAATATGGCGAAGGCCGCGCTGAACATGCTCACGCGCACCAGCGCGCAGGAGATGTTCGAGAAGGACCGGATCCTGATGACGGCCGTCGACACCGGCTGGATCACCGACGAGCGCCCGCATCCGGACAAGATGCGGCTGGCCGACGAGGGCTTCCACGCCCCGCTCGACCTGATCGACGGCGCGGCCCGGGTGTACGACCCGATCGTGCGCGGCGAGAGCGGCGAAGACCTCTACGGCTGCTTCCTCAAGGACTACGCGCCCGCCAACTGGTAG
- a CDS encoding GNAT family N-acetyltransferase, producing the protein MSGTRQSVQHPRDRPAGSADAAPHPLDRPAYSALTGAHAHLAERRGRLLRYLPDVSPWLALPEDADAADWADAAALAGPGGGIVLAGYLGAVPDGWEVTFRAEGVQLVDAGLATAPDAEAVRLGPAEVPEILDLVERTRPGPFLPRTIEMGTYLGIRRDGVLAAMAGERMRPDGHTEISAVCTAPEFRGQGLAARLVLAVADGIRERGEIPFLHAAADNTNAVRLYEKLGFALRRTTRFVAVQVPG; encoded by the coding sequence ATGAGTGGTACCCGGCAGTCCGTACAGCATCCGCGGGACCGGCCCGCGGGCTCCGCCGACGCCGCGCCCCACCCGCTGGACCGGCCCGCGTACTCCGCGCTCACCGGAGCCCACGCGCACCTCGCCGAGCGGCGCGGCCGGCTGCTGCGCTACCTGCCCGACGTCTCGCCGTGGCTGGCGCTGCCCGAGGACGCCGACGCCGCGGACTGGGCCGACGCCGCCGCGCTCGCGGGCCCCGGCGGAGGCATCGTGCTCGCCGGATACCTGGGCGCCGTGCCGGACGGCTGGGAGGTCACCTTCCGCGCCGAGGGCGTCCAGCTCGTCGACGCCGGACTCGCCACCGCGCCGGACGCCGAGGCCGTACGGCTCGGCCCGGCCGAGGTGCCCGAGATCCTCGACCTGGTGGAGCGCACCCGGCCCGGACCGTTCCTGCCGCGCACCATCGAGATGGGCACGTATCTGGGGATCCGGCGCGACGGCGTGCTCGCCGCGATGGCGGGGGAGCGGATGCGCCCGGACGGCCACACCGAGATCAGCGCCGTCTGCACCGCCCCGGAATTCCGCGGCCAGGGTCTCGCGGCCCGGCTCGTCCTGGCGGTCGCCGACGGCATCAGGGAGCGCGGCGAGATCCCGTTCCTGCACGCCGCCGCCGACAACACGAACGCCGTCAGGCTGTACGAGAAGCTCGGATTCGCGCTGCGCCGCACGACCCGGTTCGTCGCGGTCCAGGTACCGGGCTGA
- a CDS encoding PA14 domain-containing protein — translation MRIRRKLALLLAAVLGVAGLSAAPAASASDPPVEAHGLKGEYYTQSAPGAFDFHELKATAFDPTIDFGNLEPRLSATTGRTTDVNARWTGKIVPATTGAHTFSMIGDNGFRLWVDGRLTIDHWVDDWDKEQTAQPVDLTAGRAYDIKVEYFQHYGGANLRLRWTEPGGSKQPVPQSAFRLPDGYAYDGALAATVLPDGRTLRLDFAQKLAAPRAGALAGLRAVIGGAEWPLGTVKRDPKDARRLLVTLKEPVVGKGGTADVRYDGTGGLVSQQGKRVEAFWSSGPNHSEYELTTPWAKDVGPKNAHPEYPRPQLTRDAWQNLNGQWQFAAAKKGESPPFGRTLGEKILVPYPVESQLSGVERHEDRMWYRRTFTVPANWQVGKGKRLNLNFDAVDWQAEVYVNGRKVIEHKGGYDRFSADVTDALKPGRTQELIVGVYDPTDAKDGENPPIGKQRLDPSGIWYTPSSGIWQTVWMEPVAADHIGSLKLTPDVPGQKLAVEVRGLSDGIPVTATAYNGKRKVATVSGRSGTALSVPVRDPRLWSPDDPHLYRLEVKAGADTVGSYFGMRSIAVEKVDGTPRTLLNGKPTFLMATLDQGFWPDGLHTAPTDEALAFDLKEHKRLGYNSVRKHIKVEPDRWFYWADRLGLLVWQDMPAMNTITPNTESRAQYEREMKKMIDQHSSSPSVIMWVTFNEGWGQYDQARVADQAKAWDPTRLINNMSGVNCCGAVDGGNGDIADAHGYPSAQLPAPDGRRALVAGEYGGLGLAVPGHAWPVQHTYVGVDQAAYTDAYLAELDKVRTLACRGGNGAVYTQITDVEGELNGLLTYDRKVMKPDVKRLKAAHDALIRDASDPSSMECATS, via the coding sequence GTGCGCATCCGAAGAAAACTGGCCCTCTTGCTCGCCGCCGTGCTGGGCGTCGCCGGGCTCTCCGCCGCCCCCGCGGCCTCGGCCTCGGACCCGCCGGTCGAGGCCCACGGCCTCAAGGGCGAGTACTACACCCAGTCGGCCCCCGGAGCCTTCGACTTCCACGAACTCAAGGCCACCGCCTTCGACCCGACCATCGACTTCGGCAATCTGGAACCCCGGCTGAGCGCCACCACCGGCCGCACGACCGATGTCAACGCCCGCTGGACCGGGAAGATCGTGCCGGCCACCACCGGCGCGCACACCTTCTCGATGATCGGCGACAACGGATTCCGGCTCTGGGTCGACGGCCGGCTCACCATCGACCACTGGGTCGACGACTGGGACAAGGAACAGACCGCCCAGCCCGTCGATCTCACCGCGGGCCGGGCCTACGACATCAAGGTGGAGTACTTCCAGCACTACGGCGGCGCCAACCTCCGGCTGCGCTGGACCGAGCCCGGCGGCAGCAAGCAGCCGGTGCCCCAGTCGGCGTTCCGGCTGCCGGACGGCTACGCGTACGACGGCGCCCTCGCCGCCACCGTGCTGCCGGACGGCCGCACCCTGCGGCTCGACTTCGCCCAGAAGCTCGCCGCGCCGCGCGCCGGGGCCCTCGCCGGACTGCGGGCCGTCATCGGCGGCGCCGAATGGCCGCTGGGCACCGTCAAGCGGGACCCGAAGGACGCCCGGCGGCTGCTGGTCACACTCAAGGAACCCGTCGTCGGCAAGGGCGGCACCGCCGATGTGCGCTACGACGGCACGGGCGGTCTCGTCTCCCAGCAGGGCAAGCGGGTCGAGGCGTTCTGGAGCAGCGGGCCCAACCACTCGGAGTACGAGCTGACCACCCCCTGGGCCAAGGACGTCGGCCCGAAGAACGCCCACCCCGAGTACCCGCGCCCGCAGCTCACCCGAGACGCCTGGCAGAACCTCAACGGGCAGTGGCAGTTCGCCGCGGCGAAGAAGGGCGAGAGCCCGCCGTTCGGCAGGACGCTGGGCGAGAAGATCCTCGTCCCGTACCCCGTGGAGTCCCAGCTCTCCGGCGTCGAGCGGCACGAGGACCGGATGTGGTACCGCCGTACCTTCACCGTCCCGGCCAACTGGCAGGTCGGCAAGGGCAAGCGGCTCAACCTCAACTTCGACGCCGTCGACTGGCAGGCCGAGGTCTACGTCAACGGCAGGAAGGTCATCGAGCACAAGGGCGGCTACGACCGGTTCAGCGCCGATGTCACCGACGCGCTGAAGCCCGGCCGCACCCAGGAGCTGATCGTCGGCGTCTACGACCCGACCGACGCCAAGGACGGCGAGAATCCGCCCATCGGCAAGCAGCGCCTCGACCCGAGCGGCATCTGGTACACCCCCTCCTCCGGGATCTGGCAGACCGTCTGGATGGAGCCCGTCGCGGCCGACCACATCGGCTCCCTCAAGCTCACCCCCGACGTGCCGGGCCAGAAGCTCGCCGTCGAGGTGCGCGGCCTGAGCGACGGGATACCGGTGACGGCCACCGCCTACAACGGCAAGCGCAAGGTCGCCACGGTCTCCGGCCGCAGCGGTACGGCGCTGAGCGTGCCCGTCCGCGACCCCCGTCTCTGGTCGCCCGACGATCCGCATCTGTACCGGCTGGAGGTGAAGGCCGGGGCGGACACCGTCGGCAGCTACTTCGGGATGCGCTCCATCGCGGTCGAGAAGGTGGACGGCACCCCGCGCACCCTCCTCAACGGCAAGCCCACCTTCCTGATGGCCACCCTCGACCAGGGCTTCTGGCCGGACGGACTGCACACAGCGCCGACCGACGAGGCGCTCGCCTTCGACCTCAAGGAGCACAAGAGGCTCGGCTACAACTCCGTGCGCAAGCACATCAAGGTCGAACCCGACCGGTGGTTCTACTGGGCGGACCGGCTCGGGCTCCTCGTGTGGCAGGACATGCCCGCGATGAACACGATCACCCCGAACACGGAGTCCCGCGCCCAGTACGAGCGCGAGATGAAGAAGATGATCGACCAGCACAGCAGCAGCCCCTCGGTGATCATGTGGGTCACCTTCAACGAGGGCTGGGGCCAGTACGACCAGGCCCGGGTCGCCGACCAGGCCAAGGCGTGGGACCCGACCCGGCTCATCAACAACATGAGCGGCGTCAACTGCTGCGGCGCGGTGGACGGGGGCAACGGCGACATCGCCGACGCCCACGGCTATCCGAGCGCGCAACTGCCGGCCCCCGACGGCAGACGGGCGCTGGTCGCCGGTGAGTACGGCGGTCTCGGCCTCGCCGTGCCGGGCCACGCCTGGCCGGTGCAGCACACCTATGTGGGCGTCGACCAGGCCGCGTACACCGACGCGTATCTGGCCGAGCTGGACAAGGTGCGCACCCTCGCCTGCCGGGGCGGCAACGGCGCGGTCTACACCCAGATCACCGATGTGGAGGGCGAGCTGAACGGACTGCTCACCTACGACCGCAAGGTGATGAAGCCCGACGTGAAACGGCTCAAGGCGGCCCATGACGCACTGATCCGCGACGCCTCGGACCCGTCCTCGATGGAGTGCGCCACCTCCTGA
- a CDS encoding LacI family DNA-binding transcriptional regulator — MSVSLKDVAERAGVSIKTVSNVVNNYPHVTPAMRSRVQRAIDELGYRPNLTARHLRKGRTGILALAVPELGNPYFAELAGAVIDAAAEHDYTVLLDHTGGRREQEVLVSQGFRARVIDGLILSPIELEREDLLARDHDAPLVLLGEREYDLPYDHIAIDNVAAARTAVRHLLGLGRSRIVFLGARTDRVNEPSQLRVRGWRAELAAAGLPAPDSLIAATGGWEHADGAAAMAAVLDSGERPDAVFAYNDLIAIGAMRVLSERGLRVPDDVAVVGFDDISEGRYGAVTLTTISPDKHTIARLAVRCVVERLRGEPGPAAPGGPAGPGGARELRADFRLVERESTIGGR; from the coding sequence GTGTCCGTCAGCCTCAAGGACGTCGCGGAACGCGCGGGCGTCTCGATCAAGACCGTTTCGAACGTGGTCAACAACTACCCGCACGTCACTCCCGCGATGCGCTCCCGGGTCCAGCGGGCCATCGACGAGCTGGGCTACCGGCCCAATCTGACGGCCCGTCATTTGCGGAAGGGTCGTACCGGCATCCTGGCGCTGGCCGTCCCCGAGCTGGGCAATCCGTACTTCGCCGAGCTGGCCGGCGCGGTCATCGACGCGGCGGCCGAGCACGACTACACCGTGCTGCTCGACCACACCGGGGGCCGCCGCGAGCAGGAGGTTCTCGTCAGCCAGGGGTTCCGGGCCCGGGTCATCGACGGGCTGATCCTGAGCCCCATCGAGCTGGAGCGCGAGGATCTGCTCGCCCGGGACCACGACGCCCCGCTGGTGCTGCTCGGCGAGCGCGAGTACGACCTGCCGTACGACCACATCGCGATCGACAACGTCGCGGCGGCCAGGACGGCGGTGCGGCATCTGCTCGGTCTCGGCAGGTCGCGGATCGTCTTCCTGGGGGCGCGCACGGACCGGGTCAACGAGCCCTCCCAGCTGCGCGTGCGCGGCTGGCGGGCGGAGCTGGCGGCGGCCGGGCTGCCCGCGCCCGACTCGCTGATCGCCGCGACGGGCGGCTGGGAGCACGCGGACGGCGCGGCGGCGATGGCGGCCGTGCTGGACTCGGGCGAGCGGCCGGACGCGGTCTTCGCGTACAACGACCTGATCGCGATCGGCGCGATGCGGGTGCTCTCGGAGCGGGGGCTGCGGGTGCCGGACGATGTCGCGGTGGTCGGGTTCGACGACATCTCCGAGGGCCGCTACGGCGCGGTGACCCTGACCACCATCTCGCCGGACAAGCACACCATCGCGCGGCTCGCCGTACGGTGCGTGGTGGAACGGCTGCGCGGTGAGCCGGGTCCGGCCGCCCCCGGCGGGCCCGCCGGACCGGGCGGTGCGCGCGAACTCCGGGCGGATTTCCGGCTGGTGGAGCGGGAGAGCACGATCGGCGGGCGATGA